The proteins below come from a single Halomonas binhaiensis genomic window:
- a CDS encoding UUP1 family membrane protein has translation MSRLPFYLIVALLMVAGIAMSIHRHVQFEVPWTPGEQRQVWEIEAQVIFDGNGGPAKVDMALPSSQPGFRVLTEHTASPGYGLSFLQEAGARRAEWSTREATGDQRLYYSAQVLVTDDLRKASEAPAVTKLQEVAWERPYDTAAEQVISDAWSHSSDASTFTRELISEFTDERQGENARLLLTQFDRVPLLVRLLNQAGVPAQEVSGLMLEDGRRRQSLTSWLQIYDDGRQMLFDPTTGVQGRPDNLLMWENAGQAVLEVEGGSNSRISFSMLSRNQPAAAAVRSQLAEDNDTLLNFSIHSLPLEEQALFQTILLIPIGALVVVLLRVLVGLKTSGTFMPVLIALAFIQTSLLTGLVGFLLVVATGLVIRSYLSHLNLLLVARVTAVIITVIAIISIFTVVSYRMGLNAGLTITFFPMIILSWTIERMSILWEEEGPKEVLKQGGGSLITAVLAYLAMNNPWIRHITFNFLGVQLILMAMILLLGNYTGYRLLELRRFKPVTED, from the coding sequence ATGTCCAGACTCCCCTTTTATCTGATCGTCGCCCTGTTGATGGTGGCGGGCATTGCCATGAGCATTCATCGGCATGTGCAATTCGAAGTTCCCTGGACACCAGGTGAACAGCGCCAGGTATGGGAAATCGAGGCCCAGGTAATTTTTGATGGCAATGGCGGTCCGGCCAAGGTGGATATGGCATTGCCTTCATCGCAACCTGGTTTTCGTGTTCTGACCGAACACACGGCCTCACCCGGTTATGGACTGTCCTTCCTGCAGGAAGCAGGCGCCCGTCGTGCCGAATGGTCTACGCGTGAGGCCACCGGCGACCAGCGCCTGTACTACAGCGCCCAGGTGCTGGTCACTGATGACCTGCGCAAGGCGTCAGAAGCACCTGCTGTCACGAAACTTCAGGAAGTGGCCTGGGAACGCCCCTATGACACCGCTGCCGAGCAGGTCATCTCCGATGCCTGGTCCCACTCTTCGGATGCTTCCACCTTCACTCGCGAGTTGATCTCCGAATTCACAGACGAGCGCCAGGGAGAAAATGCTCGCCTGTTGCTGACCCAGTTCGACCGTGTCCCTCTGCTGGTACGTTTGCTCAACCAGGCTGGCGTGCCTGCCCAGGAAGTCAGTGGTCTGATGCTGGAAGATGGCCGTCGTCGCCAGAGCCTGACCTCATGGTTGCAGATCTATGATGATGGCCGGCAGATGCTGTTCGACCCGACCACCGGAGTCCAGGGGCGCCCTGACAACCTGTTGATGTGGGAAAATGCCGGACAGGCCGTGCTTGAAGTCGAAGGCGGCAGCAATTCTCGTATTTCCTTCTCCATGCTGTCCCGCAACCAGCCGGCTGCCGCCGCTGTACGCAGCCAGCTGGCCGAAGACAATGACACCCTGCTGAACTTCTCCATTCATAGCCTGCCGCTGGAAGAGCAGGCGTTGTTCCAGACCATTCTACTGATCCCCATCGGCGCTCTGGTGGTGGTGCTCCTGCGGGTGCTGGTCGGCCTCAAGACCTCGGGTACCTTCATGCCCGTACTGATTGCCCTGGCCTTCATCCAGACCTCGCTGCTGACAGGCCTGGTGGGCTTCCTGCTGGTAGTCGCCACCGGCCTGGTGATCCGAAGTTATCTTTCCCATCTCAATCTACTTCTGGTGGCACGCGTCACGGCGGTGATCATAACCGTCATCGCGATCATCTCGATCTTCACGGTAGTGTCCTACCGCATGGGCCTCAATGCCGGCCTGACCATCACCTTCTTCCCGATGATCATTCTTTCCTGGACCATCGAGCGGATGTCGATCCTGTGGGAGGAAGAAGGCCCCAAGGAAGTGCTCAAGCAGGGTGGCGGTAGCCTGATCACTGCTGTTCTGGCCTACCTGGCGATGAACAACCCCTGGATCCGCCATATCACCTTCAATTTCCTCGGGGTTCAGTTGATCCTTATGGCAATGATCCTGCTGCTTGGCAACTACACCGGTTACCGCCTGCTGGAGCTGCGACGCTTCAAGCCGGTCACGGAGGACTAA
- a CDS encoding GMC oxidoreductase: protein MANQHYDAIVVGSGISGGWAAKELTEKGLKVLMLERGRNIEHVKDYHNAHKEAWDYPHRGEATQQMKDDYPVLSRDYPLNEQTQGMWANEKDCPYVEEKRFDWFRGYHVGGRSLMWGRHSYRWSDLDFEANQRDGIAIDWPIRYADLQPWYDHVERFAGISGSREGLDVLPDGQFLPPIPLNVVEKDMAERLKKSFGGTRHLIHSRVANITEPKPEQGRANCQFRDKCWLGCPYGAYFSTQSSTLPAAMATGNLTLRPFSIVTQVLYDKDKKKARGVEVLDAETNQTYEYTADVVFLNASAFNSTWILMNSATDIWPDGLGSSSGELGHNVMDHHFRRGAAGTIEGYDDRYYYGRRPAGFYIPRFRNLGDEQRDYLRGFGYQGSASRQGWERNIAELSPGAAFKQALSEPGGWTVGMTGFGEMLPYHDNRISLNHSVTDKWGLPVLAMNVELKENEQAMRKDMTQDAMDILEAAGVKNVRAVEKDYGPGMGIHEMGSARMGRDPATSVLNAHNQVWDAPNVFITDGACMTSASCVNPSLTYMALTARAVDFAVSELKKGNL from the coding sequence ATGGCGAACCAGCATTATGATGCCATCGTCGTAGGCTCTGGCATCAGTGGAGGATGGGCGGCCAAGGAGCTGACAGAAAAGGGCCTCAAGGTGTTGATGCTTGAGCGGGGGCGCAACATCGAGCATGTCAAGGATTACCACAACGCTCACAAGGAAGCCTGGGACTATCCTCATCGAGGCGAAGCCACCCAGCAGATGAAAGATGATTACCCGGTTCTCAGTCGAGACTACCCGCTCAATGAGCAGACTCAGGGCATGTGGGCCAACGAGAAGGACTGCCCCTATGTCGAGGAAAAGCGCTTCGACTGGTTTCGAGGCTATCACGTGGGTGGCCGTTCCCTGATGTGGGGGCGCCATAGCTACCGTTGGTCGGACCTGGATTTTGAAGCCAATCAGCGCGATGGCATCGCGATTGACTGGCCGATCCGCTATGCCGACCTGCAACCCTGGTACGACCATGTAGAGCGCTTTGCTGGCATTTCCGGTTCCCGGGAAGGCCTGGACGTGCTGCCGGATGGTCAGTTCCTTCCGCCTATCCCACTGAATGTCGTGGAAAAGGACATGGCTGAACGACTGAAGAAGTCATTCGGTGGAACCCGGCATCTGATTCATAGCCGCGTGGCCAATATCACTGAGCCCAAGCCTGAACAAGGGCGTGCCAACTGTCAGTTCCGCGACAAATGCTGGCTGGGGTGTCCGTACGGTGCGTACTTCAGTACTCAATCGTCGACTCTGCCCGCGGCCATGGCCACCGGCAACCTGACCCTGCGGCCTTTCTCCATTGTCACCCAGGTGCTGTACGACAAGGACAAGAAGAAGGCGCGTGGTGTCGAGGTCCTGGATGCAGAAACCAACCAGACCTACGAATACACTGCGGATGTAGTGTTCCTCAATGCCTCTGCGTTCAACTCGACCTGGATCCTGATGAACTCGGCCACGGACATCTGGCCGGATGGCCTTGGCAGCAGCAGCGGTGAGCTGGGCCACAATGTCATGGATCACCATTTCCGTCGTGGTGCGGCAGGTACCATCGAAGGTTATGACGACCGTTACTACTACGGGCGCCGTCCTGCGGGCTTCTATATCCCTCGTTTCCGCAATCTCGGCGATGAACAACGTGATTATCTGCGTGGCTTCGGTTACCAGGGCTCGGCCAGTCGCCAGGGTTGGGAGCGCAACATTGCGGAATTGAGCCCAGGAGCTGCCTTCAAGCAGGCGCTAAGCGAGCCAGGCGGCTGGACGGTTGGCATGACAGGCTTTGGCGAAATGCTGCCATACCACGACAACCGCATCTCCCTGAATCACAGTGTGACCGACAAATGGGGCCTGCCAGTACTGGCCATGAACGTGGAGCTCAAGGAAAACGAGCAGGCCATGCGCAAGGACATGACCCAGGACGCCATGGACATTCTTGAAGCCGCCGGCGTGAAGAATGTAAGAGCGGTAGAGAAAGACTATGGTCCTGGCATGGGCATCCATGAGATGGGAAGCGCGCGCATGGGCCGTGATCCAGCCACTTCGGTACTCAATGCCCATAACCAGGTGTGGGATGCACCCAATGTATTCATCACCGATGGGGCTTGCATGACGTCGGCTTCCTGCGTGAACCCGTCGCTGACATACATGGCACTGACTGCGCGGGCCGTGGATTTCGCCGTATCCGAACTGAAGAAGGGGAATCTGTGA
- a CDS encoding sugar phosphate isomerase/epimerase family protein, whose translation MTVTSNNLVHRHLLKGVLLSGMGLLCASPAGAQDSGQETALPIAVQMYTLRHLGSLDDQFAAVEQAGVDAVELVGDQDVSAEEMTTLLDKHGLEVISSHVQLNKLRSDLDEVVAFHKAIGNDTIVIPYLEEEARPTDKAGWQALGEEIGELADDLAQQDLHLAYHNHDFEMQSYDGETALEILLDAAGPEVMAEVDVAWVARAGLDPADYLANFEDRLFAIHAKDNAPEGTAEDEKGFAALDQGVLDWAAILPAAEAEGNPWYIIEHDQPADAQAVIEQGASFLKSTLVDVVKR comes from the coding sequence ATGACTGTCACGTCAAACAATCTTGTTCATCGCCATTTGCTCAAGGGAGTGCTGCTGTCTGGCATGGGCCTGCTGTGTGCCTCGCCAGCAGGGGCTCAGGATAGCGGTCAAGAAACCGCATTGCCCATTGCCGTGCAGATGTACACATTGCGGCACCTGGGCTCCCTGGATGATCAGTTCGCCGCCGTGGAACAAGCCGGTGTCGATGCCGTGGAACTGGTAGGTGACCAGGATGTCAGCGCTGAAGAAATGACAACGTTGCTCGACAAGCATGGCCTTGAGGTCATCTCCAGCCATGTGCAGTTGAACAAGCTGCGCAGCGACCTGGATGAGGTGGTCGCTTTCCACAAGGCCATTGGTAACGACACCATCGTCATCCCATATCTGGAAGAAGAGGCTCGGCCCACAGACAAGGCTGGCTGGCAGGCATTGGGCGAAGAAATAGGGGAACTCGCCGATGACCTGGCTCAGCAGGATCTGCATTTGGCCTATCACAATCACGATTTCGAAATGCAGTCCTATGACGGAGAAACTGCGCTGGAAATATTGCTGGATGCAGCAGGCCCTGAAGTGATGGCAGAGGTCGATGTGGCCTGGGTTGCTCGTGCAGGTCTGGATCCAGCAGATTACCTGGCCAATTTCGAGGACCGTCTGTTCGCCATTCATGCCAAGGACAATGCGCCTGAAGGCACGGCTGAGGACGAAAAAGGCTTTGCCGCCCTGGATCAAGGTGTTCTCGATTGGGCAGCGATTCTGCCTGCTGCCGAGGCTGAAGGTAATCCCTGGTACATCATCGAACACGATCAGCCGGCAGACGCACAAGCTGTCATCGAGCAGGGGGCCAGCTTCCTCAAGTCCACCCTGGTGGATGTGGTCAAGCGTTAA
- a CDS encoding 3-keto-disaccharide hydrolase: MLLCVSGGTVLASDELSAQELTPEEQQAAKTEVWEPVPEKVSAEPGQAPSDAVVLFDGTNLDAWEGEEGGSAPWKIEDGAVSVARGQGGIRTKDAFCDMQLHVEWRAPADTQGYDGQDRGNSGIFLQERYEVQVLDSWDNPTYANGQAASVYKQHIPLVNASRAPGEWQNYDIIFTAPRFDTNGELESPAYVSVLHNGVLVQNHVEIQGNTEWIGEPEYTAHDCAPLYLQDHDADVSYRNIWVRPLSGEPDSES, from the coding sequence ATGCTGTTATGCGTATCTGGTGGTACCGTGCTGGCGTCTGATGAACTGTCAGCGCAAGAGTTGACACCGGAAGAGCAGCAGGCCGCCAAGACAGAAGTATGGGAGCCTGTGCCAGAGAAAGTCTCGGCGGAACCGGGCCAGGCTCCCTCTGATGCTGTCGTGCTGTTTGATGGAACAAACCTCGATGCCTGGGAAGGCGAAGAGGGTGGCAGCGCGCCATGGAAAATCGAAGATGGGGCTGTCAGCGTTGCCCGGGGACAAGGTGGCATCCGTACCAAGGACGCATTCTGCGACATGCAATTGCATGTCGAATGGCGCGCACCTGCCGACACGCAAGGCTACGATGGCCAGGATCGTGGCAACAGCGGCATCTTCCTGCAGGAGCGTTATGAAGTGCAGGTACTGGATTCCTGGGACAATCCCACCTACGCCAATGGCCAGGCTGCATCGGTCTACAAGCAGCATATCCCGTTGGTGAATGCTTCACGGGCACCGGGAGAGTGGCAGAACTACGATATCATCTTCACTGCGCCACGCTTCGATACCAACGGTGAGCTTGAATCACCGGCCTATGTCAGTGTGCTGCACAACGGCGTGCTGGTGCAGAACCATGTCGAGATCCAGGGCAATACGGAATGGATAGGAGAGCCTGAGTACACGGCACATGACTGTGCTCCGTTGTATCTCCAGGATCACGACGCTGATGTAAGCTATCGCAATATCTGGGTCAGGCCATTGAGTGGCGAGCCCGATAGCGAGAGCTGA
- a CDS encoding gluconate 2-dehydrogenase subunit 3 family protein translates to MQRRELLKMITVATGAAMVGGNAMFTWAAGDAEKVLFNAEQRGILEEVSETILPRTQTPGAKDAKVAEFMEVFVRDCYTEQQRAIFLQGVSDIQARSDEKYGRSFMEMDANEREELIAVLDKEALAELQEKGIEPSIDDETGVTNGFTLIKQLTLFGFFTSKVGATEVLSYVAVPGRYDGDLTYQPGEPAWAT, encoded by the coding sequence ATGCAGCGTCGAGAACTGCTGAAGATGATTACCGTGGCGACTGGCGCCGCCATGGTGGGCGGCAATGCCATGTTTACCTGGGCTGCGGGCGATGCTGAAAAGGTGCTGTTCAATGCTGAACAGCGTGGCATCCTGGAAGAAGTCTCGGAGACCATCCTGCCCCGTACGCAAACCCCAGGCGCCAAGGACGCCAAGGTGGCCGAGTTCATGGAAGTGTTCGTACGTGATTGCTACACCGAGCAACAGCGCGCCATCTTCTTGCAGGGTGTCAGTGACATTCAAGCACGTAGTGACGAGAAGTATGGGCGCAGTTTCATGGAGATGGATGCCAATGAGCGTGAAGAGCTCATCGCTGTCCTCGACAAAGAGGCATTGGCCGAACTCCAGGAAAAGGGGATCGAACCAAGCATCGATGATGAGACCGGCGTGACCAATGGCTTTACCCTGATCAAGCAGCTCACGCTGTTCGGCTTCTTTACCTCGAAGGTCGGTGCCACAGAAGTACTGAGCTATGTGGCGGTGCCCGGGCGTTACGATGGCGATCTGACCTACCAGCCTGGAGAGCCAGCCTGGGCGACGTGA
- a CDS encoding alpha-L-glutamate ligase-like protein, with the protein MRNWTSPSKLKAKGIIGMNRRNIRYIGRYNDRRLYPLVDDKLKTKLLAQEYGITTPGLIGTVTTQFGVQHIAEMLAGHNGFVIKPAKGSGGKGILVIEKVVGKHFLKPSGAELDIEDVERHVSNILSGLYSLGGSPDVALVEALINFDTSFAEYTYEGVPDIRVIVFKGYPVMAMMRLSTAASDGKANLHQGAVGVGIDIASGRAVRGVQFDRSRTDHPDTGHELSSLRINGWTKLLELASGCYEMTGLGYLGTDMVLDRDHGPMLLELNARPGLAIQMANGEGLRSRLDLIERQPEGVPVEERVAFSQQHFARQGELQVETDVPAAV; encoded by the coding sequence ATGCGTAACTGGACCAGCCCAAGCAAGCTGAAGGCCAAGGGCATCATTGGCATGAACCGAAGGAACATCCGCTACATCGGTCGCTACAACGACCGCAGGCTGTATCCTCTGGTTGATGACAAGCTAAAGACCAAATTGCTGGCTCAAGAGTACGGCATTACTACGCCGGGACTGATTGGCACTGTCACCACTCAGTTTGGTGTCCAGCATATTGCCGAGATGCTTGCCGGCCACAACGGCTTTGTGATCAAGCCCGCCAAGGGGAGCGGCGGCAAGGGCATCCTGGTGATCGAGAAGGTCGTTGGCAAGCACTTCCTCAAGCCCAGCGGGGCCGAACTGGATATCGAAGATGTGGAACGCCATGTCTCGAACATCCTGTCCGGCTTGTACTCCCTTGGCGGCTCTCCGGACGTTGCTCTTGTCGAGGCGCTGATCAACTTCGATACCAGTTTCGCCGAATACACTTATGAAGGCGTGCCGGACATTCGCGTCATCGTCTTCAAGGGCTACCCGGTAATGGCCATGATGCGTCTGTCCACTGCGGCCTCGGACGGCAAGGCCAACCTCCACCAGGGCGCAGTCGGGGTTGGCATCGATATCGCCAGTGGACGTGCCGTTCGTGGAGTACAGTTCGATCGTTCACGTACGGATCATCCGGATACCGGGCACGAACTTTCCAGCCTGCGCATCAACGGCTGGACCAAACTGCTGGAGCTGGCCTCGGGGTGCTATGAAATGACAGGGCTCGGCTATCTGGGAACCGACATGGTCCTCGATCGTGATCATGGCCCCATGCTGCTCGAGCTCAATGCGCGCCCGGGCCTGGCCATCCAGATGGCCAATGGTGAAGGGCTGCGTAGCCGCCTGGACCTGATCGAGCGTCAGCCGGAAGGTGTCCCTGTCGAAGAACGGGTGGCATTCTCCCAGCAGCATTTCGCCCGCCAGGGTGAGCTACAGGTGGAAACGGATGTTCCTGCCGCTGTCTAA
- a CDS encoding FadR/GntR family transcriptional regulator codes for MKRLYLSDTVAGEISTWINEKQLKAGDQLPSASEWMVRLGVGRSTLREGLKKLEAEGIIEIINGKGIFVSEQKTFQLLETLGLSDAKEHLLEMLDVRQALEERAIVLATQRGSEAAFAEMATHLEAYERAREKEDFLGISEADAAFHLAIYEACGNSVLVGLIRLMHDDLYVSWDSLEDRLQVFDASFDHHVELLDAMRQRNESAAVSAFGALIEATRRTVEEM; via the coding sequence ATGAAACGGCTCTATTTATCCGATACCGTTGCCGGTGAGATCAGCACCTGGATCAACGAGAAACAGCTCAAGGCGGGTGATCAGTTGCCTTCGGCATCTGAATGGATGGTACGCCTGGGAGTAGGGCGCTCAACGCTGCGAGAGGGCCTCAAGAAACTCGAGGCTGAGGGCATCATCGAGATCATCAACGGCAAAGGCATATTCGTCAGTGAACAGAAGACCTTTCAGCTGTTGGAAACACTCGGACTGAGTGATGCCAAAGAGCACCTGCTGGAGATGCTGGATGTACGCCAGGCGCTGGAAGAACGTGCCATTGTGCTGGCAACGCAGCGTGGATCAGAGGCAGCTTTCGCGGAAATGGCCACGCATCTCGAGGCCTATGAACGGGCGAGAGAAAAAGAGGACTTTCTTGGCATCAGCGAGGCCGATGCGGCGTTTCATCTGGCCATCTACGAGGCCTGCGGCAACAGTGTGCTGGTAGGCCTGATCAGGCTGATGCATGACGATCTGTATGTTTCCTGGGACAGCCTGGAAGATCGCCTGCAGGTATTTGACGCCAGCTTCGATCATCACGTCGAACTGCTTGATGCCATGCGCCAGCGTAACGAGTCCGCTGCTGTCAGCGCCTTCGGCGCTCTGATCGAGGCGACTCGGCGCACTGTCGAAGAGATGTAG
- a CDS encoding ATP-dependent zinc protease, translating into MPLRPIYVFPLMGALLLGGCALAPVDRTPPPVPVSPAQFDAGLARLEAQLASQCNLTQSMLSEGAVRDQVINSDVRAINGQLRSLRSELANAASGSTPAPAASECRHVDIDGVSDKELVGRNEWIGLPSVGTYLKARIDSGANTSSLSAQDIRTFERDGDSWVRFKLGLTDDDVVIDSVRDKWIEAPIEREVKVAQANGSQSRPVVSLLMTLGPIREQVEFTLADRTELNYPVLLGRRFLMDIAIIDVAEHYLHARPEFPGGEPASDSADEEATDTKQDDQESL; encoded by the coding sequence ATGCCACTTCGACCGATTTATGTCTTTCCCCTGATGGGCGCCCTGCTGTTGGGCGGTTGTGCCCTGGCGCCGGTCGATCGCACGCCTCCTCCTGTTCCTGTTTCCCCTGCCCAGTTCGATGCGGGTCTTGCACGGCTCGAGGCCCAGTTGGCCAGCCAGTGCAACTTGACTCAGAGCATGCTGAGTGAAGGTGCTGTACGCGATCAGGTGATCAACTCCGATGTCCGTGCCATCAATGGCCAACTGCGCAGCCTGCGATCTGAATTGGCTAATGCCGCTAGCGGATCTACTCCAGCACCAGCGGCCAGTGAATGTCGCCATGTCGATATTGACGGAGTCAGCGACAAGGAACTGGTCGGGCGCAACGAATGGATCGGCTTGCCCAGTGTCGGCACGTACCTCAAGGCCCGCATCGATTCCGGAGCCAACACCTCTTCTCTGAGTGCCCAGGATATCCGCACCTTTGAGCGCGACGGTGATTCCTGGGTACGCTTCAAGCTCGGCCTCACTGACGACGATGTCGTCATTGATAGTGTTCGGGACAAGTGGATCGAAGCCCCGATAGAGAGAGAGGTAAAGGTGGCACAGGCCAATGGCTCGCAAAGCCGTCCTGTTGTCAGTCTTTTGATGACCCTGGGCCCTATTCGGGAACAGGTGGAATTTACGCTTGCCGACCGTACCGAACTCAATTACCCGGTACTGTTGGGCCGTCGGTTCCTGATGGATATCGCTATCATCGATGTAGCAGAGCATTATCTCCACGCTCGCCCCGAGTTCCCTGGCGGCGAACCTGCCAGTGACTCTGCCGATGAAGAAGCCACCGACACCAAGCAAGACGACCAGGAATCTCTCTGA
- the nhaC gene encoding Na+/H+ antiporter NhaC, producing MPAQQQLQPGFVPSLLLVTAIAVAITYGIVISGLHTELVLISCGAVATLFTILHGGTWQSVMDIMGHKIKTALTAILVLYSIGMIIGTWMISGTIPYFIYHGLELVDPRYLYVMAFFGTAIVSTFTGTSWGSAGTLGVAIMGIATAMDVNLAITAGAVLSGAYFGDKLSPLSDTTIMASMVVGVDLYRHIRHLMFTSLPAAVLAAAVYLLLGLNMGDSTATPAAIAEGAEQIRSLFDLNLWLMLPVVIVLTGSIRKKPTLVVLFLATLCAIVLALIVQQAPLSAVASAAVSGFNVELLSMIHPEIDVDSLLPALLTLLNRGGLYSMHGAVLFVFCAFFFASALEASGVLQVVLNRTLAYVRSATGTILASLAAGMAIILATGNSYVTFFLTRELFAEQYRKRGLHPLNLSRSLEDGGMIPEPLAPWTVSAVYMAATLGVATIEYAPWALFNYLGLLFSIVLAVAGPWTGWFGVRRIAVEGDVTENGVGEQVAEPIAR from the coding sequence ATGCCAGCTCAGCAACAATTACAACCGGGTTTCGTACCATCGCTATTACTGGTAACCGCCATTGCTGTCGCGATTACCTATGGCATCGTCATCTCAGGTCTGCACACTGAACTGGTGCTGATCAGTTGCGGTGCGGTGGCAACGCTTTTCACTATCCTTCATGGCGGCACCTGGCAATCGGTAATGGACATCATGGGCCACAAGATCAAGACAGCCCTGACCGCTATCCTCGTGCTTTACAGCATCGGCATGATCATCGGTACCTGGATGATCTCCGGCACCATCCCTTACTTCATCTACCACGGCCTGGAACTGGTGGATCCACGTTACCTGTATGTGATGGCCTTCTTCGGAACAGCAATCGTGTCGACCTTTACCGGCACGTCCTGGGGTTCCGCCGGTACATTGGGAGTGGCCATCATGGGCATCGCCACGGCCATGGACGTCAATCTCGCCATTACCGCTGGTGCAGTGCTTTCCGGGGCTTATTTCGGTGACAAGCTGTCACCACTTTCCGATACCACTATCATGGCCTCCATGGTCGTCGGCGTAGATCTCTATCGACATATCCGCCATCTGATGTTCACTTCGTTGCCGGCCGCAGTACTTGCTGCTGCCGTCTATCTGTTGCTGGGCCTGAATATGGGAGATAGCACAGCAACGCCTGCTGCCATTGCGGAAGGTGCCGAGCAGATTCGCTCTCTCTTCGATCTCAATCTGTGGTTGATGCTACCGGTGGTCATCGTGCTGACCGGCTCCATCCGCAAGAAGCCCACTCTAGTAGTGCTGTTCCTTGCTACGCTATGCGCCATCGTGCTGGCCCTTATCGTGCAACAGGCACCGCTATCAGCCGTGGCCTCAGCCGCAGTGTCAGGTTTCAATGTCGAGTTGCTGAGCATGATCCACCCGGAAATCGATGTGGACAGTCTCCTGCCGGCGCTGCTGACTCTGCTCAATCGTGGTGGGCTCTACAGCATGCATGGCGCGGTACTCTTCGTGTTCTGCGCCTTCTTCTTTGCCTCGGCATTGGAAGCCTCCGGCGTTCTGCAGGTCGTCCTGAACAGGACCCTTGCCTACGTACGCTCCGCTACCGGCACCATCCTTGCCTCGCTGGCAGCGGGAATGGCGATCATCCTCGCGACGGGCAACAGTTACGTGACCTTCTTCCTGACTCGCGAGTTGTTCGCCGAACAGTATCGCAAGCGCGGTCTGCACCCCCTGAATCTGTCACGCAGCCTCGAGGACGGCGGCATGATCCCGGAACCACTGGCCCCCTGGACAGTATCGGCGGTGTACATGGCCGCCACCCTGGGCGTAGCAACCATAGAGTATGCTCCCTGGGCCCTGTTCAACTATCTCGGCCTGCTCTTCTCGATAGTGCTTGCAGTAGCTGGCCCGTGGACGGGCTGGTTCGGGGTGCGACGCATTGCCGTGGAGGGCGACGTCACCGAGAATGGCGTCGGAGAACAAGTGGCAGAGCCGATCGCCCGCTAG
- a CDS encoding trans-sulfuration enzyme family protein has protein sequence MDSQDRYICHHAFEEDAGHHGAVTPPVYQTSIFTFPDLETFSRAQLKEREHYIYSRGLNPGIKLVEHKLAALERGEACKAFASGMGAIAATLFSLLRQGDHVLRINQTYGPTVELLDQLGAYGIAHDGIRGDDDIEAALRPTTRLIYVESPSSMLMELADLDAIARLASTRNIITVIDNTWATPLFQKPLQHGFDLVIHSLSKYIGGHSDVVGGAVIGSSEMVDRLFAVGHQLLGAALAPQNAALVLRGLRTLPLRMAEHQRNALHVVRFLAAQPQVLEVHHPSLASGQVANWAEKQLSGHTGLLSFRIQQPTYSRIARFIDALQLFRIGVSWGGYESLAVSPMRPDGSGQPLIRLAIGLEDIDDILADLARGLNALDH, from the coding sequence TTGGACAGCCAGGATCGCTACATCTGCCATCATGCCTTTGAAGAAGACGCGGGCCACCATGGTGCGGTCACTCCGCCAGTCTACCAGACCAGCATCTTCACCTTTCCTGATCTGGAAACTTTCAGTCGCGCTCAGTTGAAGGAACGCGAACACTACATCTATAGCCGTGGACTCAACCCCGGCATCAAGCTGGTGGAGCACAAGCTTGCGGCTCTTGAACGTGGTGAAGCCTGCAAGGCATTTGCCTCGGGCATGGGAGCCATCGCAGCCACACTGTTCTCGCTACTGCGTCAGGGTGACCATGTACTGCGCATCAACCAGACTTATGGCCCGACGGTCGAGCTGCTCGACCAGCTTGGTGCCTATGGCATCGCGCATGACGGCATTCGCGGCGACGATGATATCGAGGCCGCGCTACGTCCCACTACCCGCCTCATCTACGTGGAAAGCCCTTCATCCATGCTGATGGAGCTGGCAGACCTGGATGCCATCGCTCGTCTGGCCAGTACCCGCAACATCATCACGGTCATTGATAACACCTGGGCCACACCGCTGTTCCAGAAACCACTGCAACACGGCTTCGATCTCGTCATTCATTCCTTATCCAAGTACATCGGGGGGCACAGCGACGTCGTCGGAGGCGCCGTCATCGGCTCCTCCGAGATGGTTGACCGGTTGTTCGCTGTCGGCCATCAACTGCTTGGTGCCGCCCTGGCCCCACAGAATGCCGCGCTGGTTCTACGAGGTCTGCGTACGCTGCCATTGCGCATGGCAGAACATCAGCGCAACGCACTGCACGTCGTCAGGTTCCTCGCTGCCCAGCCTCAGGTGCTGGAAGTCCATCATCCCAGTCTCGCATCAGGCCAGGTCGCCAATTGGGCAGAAAAGCAGCTCAGTGGTCACACGGGACTATTGAGCTTCCGAATCCAGCAGCCGACCTATTCCCGGATCGCCAGATTCATCGATGCGCTTCAGCTGTTCCGCATCGGGGTGAGCTGGGGCGGTTATGAAAGTCTCGCGGTGTCTCCCATGCGTCCCGATGGCAGTGGACAGCCACTTATTCGTCTTGCCATTGGTCTGGAGGACATCGACGACATCCTTGCCGATCTTGCCAGGGGGTTGAACGCCCTCGATCACTGA